One Streptosporangium album genomic region harbors:
- a CDS encoding sarcosine oxidase subunit beta family protein, translating into MSAHDPADGLPEHPERLWSSPEPERSYDVVIVGGGGHGLATAYYLARNHGITNVAVLEKGWLAGGNMARNTTIIRSNYLWDESAGIYEHALKLWEGLEDDLGYPLLFSQRGVLNLAHSLQDVREGVRRVNANRLNGVDAEWLDPGEVGEVCPIVNVSPDVRHPVLGATYQPRAGIAKHDHVAWGFARAAAAMGVHLIEHCEVTGIDVEGGRVRAVQTTRGRIAAGRVALCAAGHSSVVAGLAGVELPLQSHSLQALVSDLLEPVHPTVVMSNAVHVYVSQAHKGELVMGAGIDACNSYRQRGAFHIIERQMAAALELFPVFARAHVLRTWGGVVDVSPDASPVVGLTPVDDLYVNCGWGTGGFKATPGVGWCFAHTVAHGEPHPLNAPFSLERFTTGALVDEHGAAAVAH; encoded by the coding sequence TTGAGCGCCCACGATCCCGCGGACGGCCTGCCCGAGCACCCCGAACGGCTGTGGAGCAGCCCCGAGCCGGAGCGATCCTACGACGTGGTGATCGTCGGCGGCGGCGGCCACGGCCTGGCGACGGCCTACTACCTGGCCAGAAACCACGGCATCACCAACGTGGCCGTGCTGGAGAAGGGGTGGCTGGCCGGCGGCAACATGGCCCGCAACACCACCATCATCCGGTCCAACTACCTCTGGGACGAGAGCGCGGGCATCTACGAGCACGCGCTGAAGCTGTGGGAGGGGCTCGAGGACGACCTCGGCTACCCGCTCCTGTTCAGCCAGCGCGGGGTGCTCAACCTCGCGCACAGCCTGCAGGACGTCCGGGAGGGCGTGCGCCGCGTCAACGCCAACCGGCTCAACGGCGTCGACGCCGAATGGCTCGATCCCGGTGAGGTCGGCGAGGTCTGCCCGATCGTCAACGTCTCGCCCGACGTGCGCCACCCCGTGCTGGGCGCGACCTACCAGCCGAGGGCCGGGATCGCCAAGCACGACCACGTCGCGTGGGGGTTCGCCCGCGCCGCCGCCGCGATGGGCGTCCACCTGATCGAGCACTGCGAGGTCACCGGGATCGACGTCGAGGGCGGGCGGGTGCGGGCCGTGCAAACCACCCGGGGCCGCATCGCGGCGGGCAGGGTCGCGCTCTGCGCGGCCGGGCACTCCTCGGTCGTGGCGGGGCTCGCGGGGGTGGAACTCCCGCTGCAGAGCCACTCCCTGCAGGCGCTGGTGTCGGACCTGCTGGAGCCCGTGCACCCGACGGTGGTCATGTCCAACGCCGTGCACGTCTACGTCAGCCAGGCGCACAAGGGCGAGCTGGTCATGGGGGCGGGCATCGACGCCTGCAACTCCTACCGGCAGCGCGGCGCGTTCCACATCATCGAGCGGCAGATGGCGGCGGCGCTGGAGCTGTTCCCCGTCTTCGCGCGGGCGCACGTGCTGCGGACCTGGGGAGGGGTGGTGGACGTCAGCCCCGACGCCTCACCGGTGGTCGGGCTCACCCCGGTGGACGACCTCTACGTCAACTGCGGCTGGGGCACCGGCGGGTTCAAGGCCACGCCGGGCGTCGGGTGGTGCTTCGCGCACACGGTCGCCCACGGCGAGCCGCATCCGCTCAACGCCCCCTTCTCCCTCGAACGATTCACCACGGGCGCGCTCGTCGACGAGCACGGCGCCGCCGCGGTCGCCCACTGA
- a CDS encoding sarcosine oxidase subunit delta, which yields MLLIPCPWCGPRDEVEFHYGGQAHVAYPEDPGSLSDAEWARYLFFRDNPKGPFAERWSHTAGCRRWFNMVRDTATNEIHAVYRPGEPRPVVA from the coding sequence ATGCTGCTGATCCCCTGCCCGTGGTGCGGGCCGCGCGACGAGGTCGAGTTCCACTACGGCGGGCAGGCGCACGTCGCCTACCCCGAGGACCCCGGTTCCCTCTCCGACGCCGAGTGGGCCCGCTACCTGTTCTTCCGCGACAACCCCAAGGGGCCGTTCGCCGAGCGGTGGAGCCACACGGCCGGCTGCCGCCGCTGGTTCAACATGGTCAGGGACACGGCCACCAACGAGATCCACGCCGTCTACCGCCCGGGCGAGCCGAGGCCGGTGGTCGCGTGA